One window from the genome of Rhodococcus sp. ABRD24 encodes:
- a CDS encoding DUF916 domain-containing protein, which translates to MRSLPALRTLLALLAAALVAVGTPTSVLAAPDQPSGTPPDGSLGIRLVDAPVELKDDPRALRYIIDNLAPGTTITRHVMVSNNTDAPAKVDVYPGAARIADGSFVLEDPGETNALTSWITVDRPVLQLDAGQQAEVAVTIAVPQDAPEVEQYAVIWASLKTPATNGSGITNESRVGVRVYLSVGPGNGPPADFTISSLTPRRGADRSASVVAAVTNTGGRAIDLAGELTLSGGPGGLSAGPLDSQNATLAPGQDGEVVIPVPDSTDLPAGPWKAEVNLQSGITKHQMAATITFPDEGDGESVGSSDSTQWPLIAGIAAAVLAVAGLVAFLVIRKRRPSDMEQ; encoded by the coding sequence ATGCGTTCCCTCCCCGCGCTGCGCACCCTCCTCGCACTCCTCGCCGCCGCCCTCGTGGCGGTCGGGACCCCGACGTCCGTTCTTGCCGCCCCGGACCAACCCTCGGGAACCCCCCCTGACGGCTCGCTGGGCATCCGCCTGGTCGACGCGCCGGTGGAACTCAAGGACGACCCTCGGGCCCTGCGGTACATCATCGACAACCTCGCACCCGGGACCACCATCACCCGGCACGTGATGGTGTCGAACAACACCGATGCGCCGGCGAAAGTCGACGTCTACCCCGGCGCGGCGCGCATCGCCGACGGCTCCTTCGTGCTGGAGGATCCAGGCGAGACGAACGCCCTCACCTCCTGGATCACCGTCGACCGGCCGGTATTGCAACTCGACGCCGGCCAGCAGGCCGAGGTAGCGGTGACGATCGCCGTTCCCCAGGATGCGCCGGAAGTCGAGCAGTACGCGGTGATCTGGGCGTCGCTCAAGACTCCCGCCACCAACGGAAGCGGCATCACCAACGAGTCTCGGGTGGGGGTCCGCGTCTACCTCTCGGTGGGGCCGGGCAACGGGCCGCCCGCCGACTTCACCATCTCCAGCCTCACCCCACGGCGCGGGGCGGATCGCAGCGCATCCGTCGTTGCCGCCGTCACCAACACCGGTGGCCGCGCGATCGACCTTGCCGGCGAACTCACCCTCTCCGGTGGACCCGGCGGACTCTCTGCCGGCCCCCTGGACAGCCAGAACGCGACCCTCGCTCCCGGCCAGGACGGCGAGGTCGTCATCCCCGTGCCCGATAGCACCGACCTGCCGGCAGGCCCGTGGAAGGCCGAAGTGAACCTCCAGAGCGGTATCACCAAGCATCAGATGGCCGCGACCATCACGTTCCCGGACGAGGGCGACGGCGAGTCCGTCGGCTCGTCGGATTCCACGCAGTGGCCTCTCATCGCCGGGATAGCGGCGGCGGTACTCGCCGTGGCCGGACTTGTCGCCTTCCTGGTAATCCGCAAGCGTCGTCCATCGGACATGGAGCAGTAA
- a CDS encoding ArgE/DapE family deacylase — translation MSELVETTNTRSPQGDVERRVFEAVDALRDDMNSMLSQIIAIPSVNPKYPGQNYDEVVGLEGRVSELLAEVYTDSGADVERWAVEPGRTNAVGTIKGSGGGRSLILNGHVDVVPPGNTAKWESGDPFSGRIDDDRIWGRGASDMKAGLVAQAFAVKALQRAGVHLSGDLIIQAVVGEEVMDHECGVTSTLEHGYRADAAVVAEPSGPTQLGVIPVTPGLLWFSVTVGGKATHSSMRGQTIRAGGGGSSIGVNAIDKGMLVFQALQRLEEEWAFTKTHPLFSPGHFTIHPGVVTGGPHGVLVPFILSEYMTIEYCVWYPPQEDPANVKAEIEAQIEAIARTDGWLRDHPPVVEWKLNWPANDPGAAADDIVAAVSRAHTVAAGSSPYAGPPTVAGFCAVEDCSFLTNAGVPAISYGPGDLRVAHADDEFCLLDEVHTAARTFAALALDWCNSTS, via the coding sequence GTGAGTGAATTGGTAGAAACCACGAATACGAGGTCCCCGCAAGGGGACGTCGAACGCAGGGTCTTCGAGGCTGTCGACGCGCTGCGCGACGACATGAACTCGATGCTCTCGCAGATCATCGCGATCCCGAGCGTCAATCCCAAGTACCCGGGCCAGAACTACGACGAGGTCGTCGGGCTCGAGGGCCGCGTCAGCGAACTGCTCGCCGAGGTCTACACCGACAGCGGCGCAGACGTCGAACGCTGGGCAGTCGAGCCCGGCCGGACCAACGCCGTCGGAACCATCAAGGGCAGTGGCGGTGGACGCTCACTGATCCTCAACGGGCACGTAGACGTCGTCCCGCCGGGCAACACCGCGAAGTGGGAATCCGGCGATCCGTTCTCGGGCCGCATCGACGACGATCGCATCTGGGGTCGCGGAGCGAGCGATATGAAGGCAGGCCTGGTGGCACAGGCATTCGCCGTCAAGGCGCTGCAGCGCGCGGGTGTGCACCTGAGCGGCGACCTGATCATCCAGGCCGTGGTCGGCGAGGAGGTCATGGACCACGAGTGCGGCGTCACGTCGACGCTCGAGCACGGCTATCGCGCCGATGCCGCCGTCGTGGCCGAGCCCAGCGGCCCCACCCAGCTCGGCGTCATTCCCGTCACCCCGGGCCTGCTGTGGTTCTCGGTGACAGTGGGCGGCAAGGCAACCCACTCATCAATGCGCGGGCAGACGATTCGTGCCGGGGGCGGAGGCTCCTCGATCGGTGTCAACGCGATCGACAAGGGCATGCTCGTTTTCCAGGCACTGCAGCGGCTCGAGGAGGAGTGGGCCTTCACCAAGACACATCCGCTGTTCTCCCCCGGCCACTTCACCATCCACCCCGGTGTCGTCACCGGCGGCCCGCACGGCGTGCTGGTGCCGTTCATCCTGTCCGAGTACATGACCATCGAGTACTGCGTCTGGTACCCGCCGCAGGAGGATCCGGCGAACGTGAAGGCCGAGATCGAGGCGCAGATCGAGGCGATCGCCCGGACCGACGGCTGGCTACGCGACCACCCCCCGGTGGTCGAGTGGAAACTGAACTGGCCCGCGAACGATCCCGGCGCCGCCGCGGACGACATCGTGGCCGCCGTCTCCCGCGCCCACACTGTCGCCGCGGGCAGCTCCCCGTACGCCGGTCCGCCGACCGTCGCGGGCTTCTGCGCCGTCGAGGACTGCTCGTTCCTCACCAACGCCGGCGTCCCGGCCATCAGTTACGGACCGGGCGACCTGCGCGTCGCACACGCTGATGACGAGTTCTGCCTTCTCGACGAGGTCCACACCGCAGCAAGGACGTTCGCCGCATTGGCCCTCGACTGGTGCAACAGCACCTCCTGA
- a CDS encoding SDR family NAD(P)-dependent oxidoreductase translates to MEIQGTAALVTGAASGLGAATAKRFADAGATVFGLDLAQSIERAGDSVPAGVTLIPTDVTSEAEVQAAIDTITASGVPLRTVVNCAGVGWAGRILSKHGPHDLELFRTVITVNLLGTFNVMRLAANAMQNLPTVDDAGQRGLIINTASVAAFEGQIGQIAYTASKGGVHAMTITAARDLAQVGIRVNTIAPGTIDTPMLAGVTDEYRRNLEAGIPFPSRLGRPDEYAQLAQFLAEHDYLNGETIRMDGALRMAPR, encoded by the coding sequence GTGGAAATCCAGGGAACCGCGGCACTGGTCACCGGAGCAGCCTCCGGACTGGGCGCCGCCACCGCCAAGCGCTTCGCCGACGCGGGTGCCACCGTGTTCGGCCTGGACCTGGCCCAGTCCATCGAGCGCGCCGGCGACAGCGTGCCGGCCGGCGTCACCCTCATCCCCACCGATGTCACCAGCGAGGCGGAGGTGCAGGCCGCGATCGACACGATCACCGCGTCGGGCGTGCCGCTGCGCACCGTCGTCAACTGTGCCGGTGTCGGCTGGGCGGGCCGCATCCTGTCCAAGCACGGTCCGCACGACCTCGAGCTTTTCCGCACCGTCATCACCGTCAACCTGCTGGGCACGTTCAACGTGATGCGCCTGGCCGCGAACGCGATGCAGAACCTGCCGACGGTCGACGATGCCGGACAGCGCGGCCTGATCATCAACACCGCATCGGTCGCGGCCTTCGAGGGCCAGATCGGCCAGATCGCGTACACCGCCTCCAAGGGCGGTGTGCACGCGATGACGATCACCGCTGCGCGTGACCTGGCGCAGGTCGGCATCCGCGTCAACACCATCGCCCCCGGCACCATCGACACCCCGATGCTCGCCGGCGTGACCGACGAGTACCGCCGTAACCTCGAGGCGGGTATCCCGTTCCCGTCACGTCTGGGCCGCCCGGACGAGTACGCGCAACTCGCACAGTTCCTCGCCGAGCACGACTACCTCAACGGCGAGACCATCCGCATGGACGGCGCGCTGCGCATGGCACCGAGGTAA
- a CDS encoding YcnI family protein: MNRTLSRALLAVGAAGSALLLATGVASAHVSVAAPGAEQGGYTVLTFRVPTESDTAGTTALTVQLPGLKSARTEPMPGWTSTVQKDASALATSVTWTADPGVSVGPGQFQQFVLSAGPLPERGEVEFPAVQTYSDGKIVNWDQKPGADGSEPDKPAPTVTLAAGSGAGHAHAAVDTEETVAVDETTHNADTTARWLGGAGLVLGALGAAMGIGATIRNRRS, translated from the coding sequence ATGAACAGGACCCTCTCCCGCGCCCTCCTCGCGGTGGGTGCTGCCGGCAGCGCGCTACTGCTGGCCACCGGTGTGGCCTCCGCACACGTCTCGGTCGCCGCCCCCGGCGCCGAGCAGGGCGGCTACACCGTGCTCACCTTCCGCGTCCCCACCGAATCCGACACCGCTGGCACCACCGCACTCACCGTGCAGTTGCCGGGACTGAAGTCGGCGCGCACCGAACCGATGCCCGGCTGGACTTCCACTGTCCAGAAGGACGCGTCCGCGCTCGCGACATCCGTGACGTGGACGGCCGACCCGGGTGTGAGCGTCGGCCCCGGCCAGTTCCAGCAGTTCGTGCTTTCCGCAGGCCCCCTGCCCGAGCGGGGCGAGGTGGAGTTCCCCGCCGTCCAGACCTACAGCGACGGCAAGATCGTGAACTGGGATCAGAAGCCCGGCGCGGACGGCAGCGAGCCCGACAAGCCGGCACCGACAGTGACGCTCGCCGCGGGCAGCGGCGCCGGTCACGCTCACGCCGCTGTCGATACCGAGGAGACGGTTGCCGTCGACGAGACCACCCACAACGCCGACACCACCGCGCGCTGGCTGGGCGGCGCCGGCCTGGTGCTCGGCGCGCTCGGCGCCGCGATGGGCATCGGTGCGACGATCCGGAACCGCCGCTCATGA
- a CDS encoding copper resistance CopC family protein, whose translation MRAHRIHRFRIIVVGFVAMLATMAGIGTAAAHSAVTASTPENASQIATAPPQASITFNEALQEKFASLTVVGPDGNLWSKGDPTVQGNTVSVPLDGLGPVGEYTIAFRVTSADGHPVSGTRVFTLTQEGTGTPGPKANGQSASSSDDTSSGQNWLIWVFVGAGVVVFGGGLWLALRKPRAKS comes from the coding sequence ATGAGGGCGCACAGGATCCACCGCTTCCGCATCATCGTCGTCGGCTTCGTCGCGATGCTCGCCACCATGGCCGGGATCGGCACCGCCGCCGCCCATTCGGCGGTGACGGCCAGCACCCCGGAGAACGCGTCCCAGATCGCGACCGCCCCGCCTCAGGCCAGCATCACGTTCAACGAGGCCCTGCAGGAAAAGTTCGCGTCCCTCACCGTCGTCGGACCGGACGGGAACCTGTGGTCCAAGGGTGACCCGACCGTGCAGGGAAACACCGTCAGTGTCCCGCTCGACGGCCTCGGCCCAGTCGGCGAGTACACAATCGCGTTCCGGGTGACGTCCGCCGACGGTCACCCCGTCAGCGGCACCCGGGTCTTCACGCTCACTCAGGAGGGCACCGGCACGCCGGGTCCGAAGGCCAACGGCCAGAGCGCATCGAGCAGTGACGACACCTCCTCCGGCCAGAACTGGCTGATCTGGGTGTTCGTCGGCGCCGGCGTCGTCGTGTTCGGCGGCGGCCTGTGGCTGGCGCTACGCAAGCCTCGGGCCAAGAGCTGA
- a CDS encoding sodium:solute symporter family protein, producing MAIMLGMLTVFYAIVIYILYATQRNEKPSFTEYSVGGRSYGPWFVAMSYVNSWWPGAVFIAFFGIAAGAGVFAFYGLAYSSLGVAMMYFMATRAWRWGARHNLRSQPDLLEMRFDSRAVKVIASLIGVISLFPWVVLGMQALGQLFEVASEGRWSLTTALMVGLAVIVIRQFWTVKMGMRGLIMTDVFQGVVAYVFAAAVCLFMLSGFGGSPISFSTLASLPEQMLRVPGDGDGYGFLYLFSLIFTGVIGSLCWPTSFQRIYTASGVRAVKSGTIRTVLLSGVFYSLLMLLAMAAAVLPGVADAPQNGWFTLMEQYGGTWMLGLAVTMVFAASMGHIDGSVQVCGLQIANDIIRSEKRPLSDAKLTLVAKSSMAVFMAAAALVAYLTFDMARLQLLAQISYQGIVQLAVPLFLGIFWRGGNKYGAISGMSVGFLTAVAFTWFYPDDIAGLGSLTGGVVALGINLVVYLVVSAVTGISKAERERVDALFVEAAQPTAVAVPTVTV from the coding sequence ATGGCCATCATGCTCGGCATGCTCACGGTGTTCTACGCAATCGTCATCTATATCCTCTACGCAACACAGCGAAACGAAAAGCCCTCATTCACAGAGTATTCCGTAGGCGGACGAAGCTACGGCCCGTGGTTCGTAGCGATGTCCTACGTCAACTCCTGGTGGCCAGGAGCGGTGTTCATCGCATTCTTCGGAATCGCCGCGGGCGCCGGGGTGTTCGCGTTCTACGGACTCGCCTACTCGAGTCTCGGCGTGGCGATGATGTACTTCATGGCAACCCGCGCCTGGCGCTGGGGTGCCCGGCACAATCTGCGCTCCCAGCCGGATCTGCTCGAGATGCGGTTCGATTCGCGGGCCGTGAAGGTGATCGCCAGCCTCATCGGCGTCATCTCACTGTTCCCGTGGGTGGTGCTCGGCATGCAGGCGTTGGGCCAACTGTTCGAGGTCGCCAGCGAGGGACGCTGGTCGCTGACCACCGCGCTGATGGTGGGCCTGGCAGTGATCGTGATCCGTCAGTTCTGGACGGTGAAGATGGGCATGCGCGGACTGATCATGACCGATGTGTTCCAGGGCGTGGTCGCCTACGTGTTCGCGGCCGCGGTGTGCCTGTTCATGTTGTCGGGATTCGGCGGTTCCCCGATCAGCTTCTCCACGCTCGCATCGCTGCCGGAGCAGATGCTGCGTGTGCCCGGAGACGGCGACGGGTACGGCTTCCTCTACCTGTTCAGCCTCATCTTCACCGGAGTCATCGGATCGCTTTGCTGGCCAACGAGTTTCCAGCGCATCTACACTGCATCCGGCGTCCGGGCAGTGAAGTCCGGCACGATCCGCACAGTCCTGCTGTCGGGCGTCTTCTACTCGCTGTTGATGCTGCTCGCGATGGCCGCGGCGGTCCTGCCCGGCGTCGCCGACGCGCCCCAGAACGGCTGGTTCACGCTGATGGAGCAGTACGGCGGCACCTGGATGCTCGGGCTGGCGGTGACGATGGTGTTCGCAGCCTCGATGGGCCACATCGACGGCAGCGTCCAGGTGTGCGGCTTGCAGATCGCGAACGACATCATCCGGTCGGAGAAGAGGCCGCTGAGCGACGCGAAACTCACCCTCGTCGCAAAGTCGTCGATGGCCGTATTCATGGCCGCGGCCGCACTGGTCGCGTACCTGACCTTCGACATGGCCCGCCTGCAGCTGCTCGCGCAGATCTCCTACCAAGGCATCGTGCAGCTGGCCGTACCACTGTTCCTGGGCATCTTCTGGCGCGGCGGCAACAAGTACGGCGCCATCTCCGGCATGTCCGTCGGCTTCCTCACCGCAGTGGCGTTCACCTGGTTCTACCCGGACGATATCGCCGGCCTGGGCAGCCTCACCGGGGGCGTCGTCGCACTCGGAATCAATCTCGTTGTATACCTGGTTGTCTCGGCGGTGACCGGGATCAGCAAGGCTGAGCGAGAGCGTGTCGACGCCCTCTTCGTCGAGGCGGCGCAGCCGACCGCCGTCGCAGTCCCGACTGTGACTGTGTGA
- a CDS encoding TM0106 family RecB-like putative nuclease, protein MLLEPGALTRCRHRVHLDATYPELLASAPANTGVKQRQDAAAAQREAVRVRLMEAEPDDWVRIAPDGPAGQRARDTLEACRAGAEKVWGAVLPAERDTGRRGRVEILFRDADRGGYIPVIVVNHKVTDPGSGATTSGLLEWQPTLDPKRKVRAQLRDQMRLAQVYRMLERHDLASPALVGGAIGYGADVVLVHDLSTVLADYDERFADRIAVARGELATVPSQIGECRSCPWWSGCRQTLEETRDVSLVATGSRADVLRGHGVTTIDQLAAWEGDAPEEWPHNSFRDTVVTAKAWLAGAPLVRRRNTVTVTRADVEVDVDMESYQEHGAYLWGTLLNVAGTSVYRPFVSWDPVPTVDEARSFAEFWTWLMAERAGAAAVGKTFAAYCYSRSAEDKWLLDSARRFAGLDGVPTVEEIREFIDGPQWVDIYQAVGDQFVCPNGKGLKKIAPIAGFQWRDAEASGEASMSWYREAVGYDGEPDPAQRQRLLEYNEDDVIATKVLREWMTDRAALEIPLESEL, encoded by the coding sequence GTGCTCCTCGAACCGGGTGCCCTGACCCGGTGCCGGCATCGGGTCCACCTCGACGCCACCTACCCGGAACTGCTGGCGTCAGCTCCCGCGAACACCGGCGTCAAGCAGCGCCAGGATGCCGCGGCAGCGCAGCGCGAGGCCGTCCGGGTCCGGCTGATGGAGGCCGAGCCCGACGACTGGGTGCGCATTGCGCCCGACGGTCCCGCCGGTCAGCGGGCCCGCGACACGCTCGAGGCATGCCGCGCCGGCGCGGAGAAGGTGTGGGGAGCGGTGCTGCCCGCCGAACGTGACACCGGCCGACGCGGACGCGTCGAGATCCTGTTCCGTGACGCCGACCGCGGCGGTTACATTCCGGTGATCGTCGTCAACCACAAGGTCACCGATCCGGGCAGCGGCGCCACCACGTCGGGGCTGTTGGAGTGGCAGCCGACGCTCGATCCCAAGCGGAAGGTACGCGCTCAGCTACGGGACCAGATGCGGCTGGCGCAGGTGTACCGGATGCTCGAGCGGCATGACCTTGCCAGCCCCGCGCTGGTCGGTGGCGCTATCGGCTACGGCGCCGATGTCGTGCTGGTGCACGACCTGTCGACTGTGCTTGCCGACTACGACGAACGCTTTGCCGACCGGATCGCCGTCGCCCGTGGCGAACTCGCGACAGTGCCGTCGCAGATCGGCGAGTGCCGGTCGTGCCCGTGGTGGTCCGGCTGCCGTCAGACGCTCGAGGAGACCCGCGACGTGTCACTGGTGGCGACCGGATCGCGCGCCGACGTGCTGCGCGGGCACGGCGTGACGACCATCGACCAGCTCGCCGCGTGGGAGGGCGACGCCCCGGAAGAGTGGCCGCACAACTCGTTCCGCGACACCGTCGTCACCGCGAAGGCGTGGCTGGCGGGCGCTCCGCTGGTGCGTCGTCGCAACACCGTGACGGTTACCCGTGCCGATGTCGAGGTGGACGTCGACATGGAGAGCTATCAGGAGCATGGCGCCTACCTGTGGGGGACGCTGCTCAATGTCGCGGGCACGTCGGTTTACCGGCCGTTCGTGAGCTGGGATCCGGTGCCGACGGTGGACGAGGCACGCTCGTTTGCCGAGTTCTGGACGTGGCTGATGGCCGAACGGGCCGGGGCCGCCGCAGTCGGGAAAACCTTTGCCGCCTACTGCTATTCGCGATCAGCCGAGGACAAGTGGCTGCTCGATTCGGCCCGTCGCTTTGCCGGGCTCGACGGTGTGCCGACCGTCGAGGAGATTCGCGAGTTCATCGACGGCCCGCAATGGGTGGATATCTATCAGGCCGTCGGTGATCAGTTCGTATGCCCGAACGGCAAGGGACTCAAGAAGATCGCGCCCATCGCCGGGTTCCAATGGCGAGACGCCGAGGCCAGCGGCGAGGCCTCGATGAGCTGGTACCGCGAGGCCGTCGGCTATGACGGTGAACCGGACCCGGCGCAGCGGCAGCGGCTGCTCGAGTACAACGAGGACGACGTCATCGCCACCAAGGTGCTGCGCGAATGGATGACCGACCGGGCGGCGCTCGAGATCCCGCTGGAATCGGAGCTGTAA
- a CDS encoding DUF6308 family protein gives MSIRLPKVLASGDDDAAVEVLQEYYRRPWVKTGRLRSGALWDEWDSTGTRRRDVDVFTADDLVAVTLLSVAVSPDGADIVLRERRDEFAEMLAEVGPDRDLVDEVDEMTAESPAWRLETALWTVPSVGRTVASKLIARKRPRLYPIYDRVVGEVLGTKRAHLEPVRQALRANDGELHRRLVALREQAQLSGAVPPIRILDVLAWMQLKAPTSN, from the coding sequence ATGTCGATTCGTCTTCCGAAGGTGCTCGCGTCGGGTGATGACGATGCGGCTGTCGAGGTGCTGCAGGAGTACTACCGTCGTCCGTGGGTGAAGACTGGCCGGCTCCGCAGTGGCGCGCTGTGGGACGAGTGGGACTCCACCGGCACCCGTCGGCGTGACGTGGACGTCTTCACCGCCGACGACCTGGTCGCCGTCACCCTCCTCTCGGTCGCGGTGTCCCCGGACGGCGCCGACATCGTCCTGCGCGAGCGCCGTGACGAGTTCGCCGAGATGTTGGCAGAGGTCGGCCCCGACCGTGACCTCGTCGATGAGGTCGACGAGATGACGGCCGAGTCACCTGCGTGGCGGTTGGAGACAGCACTGTGGACGGTGCCGAGTGTTGGCCGCACCGTCGCGTCGAAGCTGATCGCCCGGAAGCGGCCGCGCCTCTACCCGATTTACGACCGCGTCGTCGGCGAGGTCCTCGGCACCAAGCGGGCGCACCTGGAACCCGTTCGGCAGGCTTTGCGGGCGAACGACGGAGAGCTGCACCGTCGGCTCGTTGCGTTGCGAGAGCAGGCACAGCTATCGGGCGCTGTGCCGCCGATCCGGATTCTCGACGTGCTTGCCTGGATGCAGCTGAAGGCTCCCACCTCGAACTGA
- a CDS encoding CopD family protein → MRTANIGRPWLLFAVLTALLGVGLAWLLARPDGPSPTAAVRVLAVGVGATVLGLTAWQWLQRDERRPVLDAGLLWQSTAAAAGVWAAAEAVLIVLEAAEIEGRSSTTVSPSSVAGFVRDIGAGRIGAATLACAAAVALISALAYRRTLVWPAAPVAALTALALIARPVSGHMSQQTLGALLDAVHVLAAATWFGMLVALALGARSRGAWAALLPRYSTIAWRCVWLLAATGIVNAAIRLGGFSPLLSTGYGRVVLAKVAALAALLAAGWWLRRTWVVPAAAHRIVAEASLRRAIGESAAMAVAFGLAAALATTA, encoded by the coding sequence ATGAGGACGGCGAACATCGGGCGGCCCTGGCTGTTGTTCGCCGTCCTCACCGCACTGCTGGGCGTCGGGCTGGCATGGCTTCTCGCCCGGCCCGACGGCCCCTCCCCGACTGCCGCGGTGCGGGTGCTGGCCGTCGGCGTCGGCGCGACGGTACTGGGGCTGACCGCGTGGCAGTGGTTGCAGCGCGACGAGCGCCGACCCGTGCTGGACGCCGGGCTGCTGTGGCAGTCGACGGCGGCGGCAGCGGGTGTGTGGGCCGCCGCGGAGGCTGTACTGATCGTGCTCGAGGCCGCCGAGATCGAGGGCCGTTCCAGCACCACGGTCTCCCCCTCATCGGTTGCCGGATTCGTCCGCGACATCGGCGCCGGACGCATCGGCGCGGCGACGCTCGCATGCGCGGCCGCGGTGGCGCTGATTTCTGCACTGGCCTACCGGCGCACTCTCGTCTGGCCTGCCGCTCCGGTGGCGGCGCTCACGGCCCTGGCGTTGATCGCACGACCAGTATCCGGGCACATGTCGCAGCAGACGCTGGGCGCGCTGCTGGACGCCGTCCACGTCCTAGCCGCAGCGACGTGGTTCGGAATGCTGGTCGCCCTCGCGCTCGGCGCCCGCTCCCGAGGCGCGTGGGCAGCGCTGCTGCCCCGCTACTCGACGATCGCGTGGCGGTGTGTGTGGCTGCTCGCTGCGACCGGAATCGTGAACGCGGCGATCCGCCTGGGCGGGTTCAGCCCCCTCTTGTCGACCGGATACGGGCGCGTCGTGCTCGCGAAGGTCGCGGCCCTGGCGGCACTACTGGCGGCGGGCTGGTGGCTGCGCCGCACATGGGTGGTCCCGGCCGCCGCCCATCGGATCGTCGCAGAGGCATCGCTGCGCCGTGCCATCGGCGAATCCGCTGCGATGGCAGTAGCATTCGGGCTCGCCGCAGCACTGGCGACCACGGCCTGA
- a CDS encoding DUF6474 family protein, producing the protein MGLFTKRKRRATRKAEAKALKHKAKLEAKLGAKNDRKKLRSDSKAQKKIDKAQISALKAQEKATIKSAEKGLSAAQLRRYMGVARLLAPVVVPLAYRGATALRAQIDTQRAQRMGIGVEQLGEYTGHGAKLSARIAGADSSVTEIVSRHPADAETQQFATAIRSRLTDLGTAVHAAEQMPPARRKQAHHAISAELDGVEADILARLGVR; encoded by the coding sequence GTGGGGTTGTTCACGAAACGTAAGCGGCGCGCCACGCGCAAGGCGGAGGCGAAGGCGCTCAAGCACAAGGCGAAGCTCGAGGCCAAGCTCGGCGCGAAGAACGACCGCAAGAAGCTGCGGTCCGATTCGAAGGCGCAGAAGAAGATCGACAAGGCTCAGATCTCGGCGCTGAAGGCGCAGGAGAAGGCCACGATCAAGTCCGCAGAGAAGGGCCTGAGTGCCGCGCAGCTGCGCCGCTACATGGGCGTCGCACGCCTGCTCGCCCCAGTCGTGGTGCCGCTCGCCTACCGCGGCGCGACCGCGCTCCGCGCCCAGATCGATACCCAGCGCGCCCAGCGCATGGGCATCGGCGTCGAACAGCTCGGCGAGTACACCGGGCACGGCGCCAAGCTCAGCGCCCGCATTGCCGGTGCCGACAGCTCGGTCACCGAGATCGTCTCCCGCCACCCCGCAGACGCAGAGACGCAGCAGTTCGCGACCGCGATCCGCTCCCGGCTCACCGACCTGGGCACCGCCGTCCATGCCGCCGAGCAGATGCCGCCGGCCCGGCGTAAGCAGGCGCACCATGCGATCTCCGCCGAGCTGGACGGCGTCGAAGCCGACATCCTGGCTCGTCTCGGCGTCCGCTGA